In Papaver somniferum cultivar HN1 chromosome 1, ASM357369v1, whole genome shotgun sequence, a genomic segment contains:
- the LOC113308837 gene encoding uncharacterized protein LOC113308837, which produces MELGECLNIFLNSSHNIFDRGKEFKHMTGTSRFAMCDSLFWFNLDKFFEENAQENGYWSFTWFRDKISRMLANGRVSSTAWMMFVKILLMNIVGCEKANCINHKLLTVKSSHSCFNFSDKVFDRGKTVQLIEGYFYSAGDYEGYLPTTTPCMIILTGSILMDAYNSDSVSNFLQYGLSYEISVHSLGSLVVTQIHLGSFDCLFEFIMFNTLIILHHGFLYLQPWVFFHVALWFHKSQGNWFYQIARTCALVRKISAQLIRFDSSAGN; this is translated from the exons ATGGAATTGGGTGAGTGTTTAAACATTTTTCTTAATTCTTCTCATAACATATTCGATCGGGGAAAAGAGTTTAAACATATGACAGGGACTTCTCGTTTTGCTATGTGTGATTCCTTGTTTTGGTTTAATTTGGATAAATTCTTTGAGGAAAATGCTCAGGAGAATGGGTACTGGTCATTTACATGGTTTAGAGATAAAATTTCTCGTATGTTAGCTAATGGTAGAGTTTCTAGCACTGCTTGGATGATGTTTGTTAAAATTCTTCTAATGAATATTGTGGGTTGTGAGAAGGCAAATTGTATCAACCACAAATTGCTTACAGTGAAATCCTCTCACTCTTGTTTTAATTTCTCTGATAAAGTATTTGATAGGGGAAAAACGGTTCAACTTATTGAGGGGTATTTCTATTCAGCTGGTGATTATGAAGGTTATTTACCTACAACTACTCCTTGTATGATTATACTTACTGGGTCGATTTTGATGGATGCATATAATAGTGATTCTGTAAGTAATTTTCTGCAGTATGGGTTGTCTTATGAGATTTCAGTTCATTCTCTCGGATCGTTGGTAGTCACTCAGATTCATTTAGGGAGTTTTGACTGTCTGTTTGAGTTTATTATGTTCAATACCTTAATCATACTTCACCATGGGTTCTTATATCTGCAACCTTGGGTTTTTTTTCATGTTGCACTGTGGTTTCATAAGTCTCAGGGTAATTGGTTCTACCAGATTGCTCGAACTTGTGCATTGGTTAGAAAGATATCTGCGCAACTGATTCGGTTTGACAGTTCAGCTG GTAACTGA